CGCATAGGCAGCGCGCTCCACCTTCTCTGCCTCTGCTATGGCTGCATTGAAGCAATTCTTCTCTGCGTCGCTCAACGAAGCCCACTTTTCCTTCGACATGATCACGGGAACCACGAGAGCGGTCCAGGACACCAGTGCCCAGTTAGGTGCCACCTCGTAGAATTTCTTGGCCTCGTAGTTCGAGTTCGCTGCTTCAGCGCCGTCCACGACACCGGACTCCAAGGCCCCATACAATTCGCCATAGGCAAGTGGCGTCGCATTCGCGCCGAAGGCGTTGAACGAGGCGACATGGATCGGGTTCTGCATCGTCCTGATCTTCAGGCCCTGCATGTCCTCGATGGAATTGATCGGCTTGGAGGCGGTCATGATGTGGCGGATGCCGGCCTCGAAGAAACCCAACAGATGGAAGCCCGCCGCATTCACGGATTCGCCAAGCTCATCGCCGACCTCGCCGTCCATCACCTTGTACAGATGATCCCTGTCGCGGAAGAGGAACGGCAGGTCGAAAACGGCCAACTCTGGGACAAAGTTGGTGAGAACCGCGTTCGACGGCGAAGTGATGTCGATCGTTCCAAGCAGTACGCCCTCGATCATCTCCTTCTCGTTTCCAAGCTGGTTGTTCGGAAACACGTCAATCTTGATCTCGCCCGAGGTGCAAGCCGCGACATCATCGGCAAGCTTACTCAGACCGATATGATACGGTTCGGTATCAGCTGCCGAGTGAGCGGCCTTCAACGTCACCTCGGCAAATGAACTCCCGGCTTGCATCACAATGGCCGCGGAGGCGATGAGCATAGTCACGAGTTTCTTCATTATTTCTCCTTTCGGCGCGCAATGACGGCTCCCCGGGACGTTCGCCGCCCCGCCTCCCGCAAGAGGCTCCGGAACCGCACAAATTCAGACGCCCAAGCTGCACGG
This portion of the Oricola thermophila genome encodes:
- a CDS encoding TRAP transporter substrate-binding protein produces the protein MKKLVTMLIASAAIVMQAGSSFAEVTLKAAHSAADTEPYHIGLSKLADDVAACTSGEIKIDVFPNNQLGNEKEMIEGVLLGTIDITSPSNAVLTNFVPELAVFDLPFLFRDRDHLYKVMDGEVGDELGESVNAAGFHLLGFFEAGIRHIMTASKPINSIEDMQGLKIRTMQNPIHVASFNAFGANATPLAYGELYGALESGVVDGAEAANSNYEAKKFYEVAPNWALVSWTALVVPVIMSKEKWASLSDAEKNCFNAAIAEAEKVERAAYAKTDEDKLATLKAENVNITEPDVQQFRDAAQAVYDEFITTEDGKRLLKIIAETK